From the Dama dama isolate Ldn47 chromosome 24, ASM3311817v1, whole genome shotgun sequence genome, one window contains:
- the XCR1 gene encoding chemokine XC receptor 1 — protein sequence MEPSDIPESTTSYEYDPQSFLCEKRTFVFATVSTTVLYCLVFFLSMAGNSLVLWVLVKYESLESLTNVFILNLCLSDLVFSCLLPVWISGYHWGWVLGDVLCKLLNMVFSISLYSSISFLTIMTIHRYLSVVSPISSLRVHTLQRRVLVTAAVWAASILSSVPDAISHKVFPSGCDYAELEWFLASVYQHNVIFLLSVGVILFCYVEILRTLFRSRSKRRHRTVRLIFTIVAAYFLSWAPYNLILFLQTLLKLGVIQSCEVSQQLDYALLICRNIAFSHCCFNPVLYVFVGVKFRRHLKSLLRRFWLCRQQAPSLPPSPHPPGAFTYEGISFY from the coding sequence ATGGAGCCCTCAGACATCCCAGAGTCCACCACGTCTTATGAGTATGACCCTCAGAGCTTTCTGTGTGAGAAGAGGACCTTCGTCTTCGCCACGGTCAGCACCACCGTCCTCTACTGCCTGGTGTTCTTTCTCAGCATGGCGGGCAACAGCCTGGTGCTGTGGGTCTTGGTGAAGTACGAGAGCCTGGAGTCCCTCACCAACGTCTTCATCCTCAACCTGTGCCTCTCAGACCTGGTGTTCTCCTGCTTGCTGCCCGTGTGGATCTCGGGGTACCACTGGGGCTGGGTGCTGGGAGATGTCCTGTGCAAGCTCCTCAACATGGTCTTCTCCATCAGCCTCTACAGCAGCATCTCCTTCCTAACCATCATGACCATCCATCGCTACCTGTCGGTGGTGAGTCCCATCTCGTCCCTGCGCGTCCACACCCTCCAGCGCCGTGTGCTGGTGACCGCTGCCGTGTGGGCGGCCAGCATCCTGTCCTCCGTCCCCGACGCCATCTCCCACAAGGTGTTCCCTTCGGGCTGTGACTATGCCGAACTCGAGTGGTTCCTCGCCTCCGTCTACCAGCACAACGTCATCTTCCTGCTGTCCGTGGGGGTCATCCTGTTCTGCTACGTGGAGATCCTCAGGACCCTGTTCCGCTCGCGGTCCAAGCGGCGCCACCGGACCGTGAGGCTCATCTTCACCATCGTGGCGGCATACTTCCTCAGCTGGGCTCCCTACAACCTGATCCTGTTCCTGCAGACACTGTTGAAACTGGGGGTCATTCAGAGCTGCGAGGTCAGCCAGCAGCTGGATTACGCCCTGCTCATCTGCCGCaacattgccttctcccactgctgCTTCAACCCAGTGCTCTACGTCTTCGTCGGGGTCAAGTTCCGCAGGCACCTCAAAAGTCTGCTCCGGCGCTTCTGGCTCTGCCGGCAGCAGGCGCCCAGCCTTCCTCCGTCACCTCACCCCCCAGGTGCCTTCACCTACGAGGGCATCTCCTTCTATTGA